A genomic stretch from Angustibacter sp. Root456 includes:
- a CDS encoding sulfite exporter TauE/SafE family protein — MAGLSPQGWALLAVGASFLGFSKTAVNGLSMVSVALFAAVLPVRLSTGTLLLLILVGDVYSVRAYQRHADWRVLRGLTPSVGVGILAGTWFVSAVDDTDLRRTIGAVMLTLAVVQTVARMAPRWRGSGSDRYQTPVLGGLSGFTSMVANAGGAFMSIYLLRAGVGVMSFIGTAAWFFFVVNLVKLPLSIMLGLVTVQSLYVLVALAPLVLAGGWLGRKIAPRLSPRVFEVLVMVFTVLGALNLLR, encoded by the coding sequence ATGGCCGGTCTCAGCCCCCAGGGCTGGGCCCTGCTGGCGGTCGGTGCGTCGTTCCTCGGCTTCTCCAAGACGGCGGTCAACGGGCTGTCCATGGTGAGCGTGGCGCTGTTCGCCGCCGTCCTCCCCGTGCGCCTGTCGACCGGGACGTTGCTGCTGCTGATCTTGGTAGGCGACGTCTACTCGGTGCGCGCGTACCAGCGGCATGCCGACTGGCGGGTGCTGCGGGGCCTCACGCCGTCGGTGGGGGTGGGGATCCTCGCCGGCACGTGGTTCGTGAGCGCTGTCGACGACACGGACCTGCGGCGCACGATCGGCGCCGTGATGCTGACCCTGGCCGTGGTGCAGACCGTGGCGCGGATGGCGCCGCGCTGGCGAGGGTCAGGGTCGGACCGGTACCAGACGCCGGTGCTGGGCGGCCTGTCCGGATTCACCAGCATGGTGGCGAACGCCGGGGGCGCCTTCATGAGCATCTACCTGCTGCGCGCCGGTGTCGGCGTCATGAGCTTCATCGGTACGGCGGCGTGGTTCTTCTTCGTCGTCAACCTCGTGAAGCTGCCGTTGTCGATCATGCTCGGACTCGTGACGGTGCAGTCCCTCTACGTGCTGGTCGCGCTCGCCCCGCTGGTGCTCGCTGGAGGGTGGCTGGGGCGCAAGATCGCTCCGCGGCTGTCGCCGCGGGTGTTCGAGGTGCTGGTGATGGTGTTCACCGTCCTGGGTGCGCTGAACCTCCTGCGGTGA
- a CDS encoding Gfo/Idh/MocA family oxidoreductase, whose protein sequence is MRALVIGSGRMAGIRASALRELDDVELLFATRDLTRAQALAEQYDGSATTVEAGVQDSPDLVFVTSATAHHRADLELALTAGVPILVEKPLAASISDSEALSAKASELGVPVIAGFQRRFDRGFRRLKDAIDSGEAGRLYVMRSASMDHTPGRPEFIAASAGIFHDLFVHDIETAMWLTGQRVVSVYAVGDSRVSPAYAEHGDADVATIIAHLDDGLTVTMHGVRHEPLGQDVRWEVYGSGSALSAGLSQRTPVLAVEEPGLTNVGAPLTFQERFADAFVEETRSFVRSCATGTEFLGCTAAEAVLVSRVADACTRSSAAGHAVVVEY, encoded by the coding sequence GTGAGGGCGCTCGTCATCGGCAGCGGCCGGATGGCCGGGATCCGAGCGTCGGCGCTGCGGGAGCTCGACGACGTCGAGCTGCTCTTCGCCACGCGCGACCTCACCCGGGCGCAGGCCCTCGCTGAGCAGTACGACGGCTCGGCCACCACCGTGGAGGCCGGCGTCCAGGACTCTCCCGACCTGGTGTTCGTGACCAGCGCCACCGCGCACCACCGGGCCGACCTCGAGCTGGCCCTCACGGCCGGCGTGCCCATCCTGGTCGAGAAGCCGCTCGCAGCGAGCATCAGCGACAGCGAGGCGTTGTCCGCCAAGGCGTCCGAGCTCGGCGTCCCGGTGATCGCAGGGTTCCAGCGTCGCTTCGACCGCGGCTTTCGCCGGCTCAAGGACGCGATCGACTCGGGGGAGGCGGGGCGGCTCTACGTGATGCGCTCGGCGTCGATGGACCACACGCCGGGGCGGCCGGAGTTCATCGCCGCCAGCGCCGGCATCTTCCACGACCTGTTCGTCCACGACATCGAGACGGCCATGTGGCTGACCGGCCAACGCGTCGTCTCCGTGTACGCGGTGGGCGACAGCCGGGTGTCGCCCGCCTACGCCGAGCACGGCGACGCCGACGTCGCGACGATCATCGCGCATCTGGACGACGGCCTCACCGTCACGATGCACGGTGTGCGGCACGAACCGCTGGGCCAGGACGTCCGGTGGGAGGTCTACGGGTCGGGCTCGGCGCTGTCGGCGGGGTTGAGTCAGCGCACGCCGGTGCTCGCCGTCGAGGAGCCGGGGCTCACGAACGTCGGTGCGCCGCTGACGTTCCAGGAGCGGTTCGCCGACGCGTTCGTGGAGGAGACGCGGTCGTTCGTCCGGTCGTGCGCCACCGGGACCGAGTTCCTCGGCTGCACCGCAGCCGAGGCGGTGCTGGTGTCGCGGGTGGCGGACGCGTGCACCCGGAGCAGCGCGGCCGGTCACGCCGTCGTCGTCGAGTACTGA
- a CDS encoding SDR family NAD(P)-dependent oxidoreductase — MKISLPDVVVLTGASSGLGKQLAEILVAEGPVVIGVDVVPPPDALAAHDSFRSIAGSVDDPATWQAVAELVETLPGSVGLASVAATLVQGTAAEIAPADWQRAFSVNVIAAGLAIKHLQPVMTQRGGGPMVFVGSVDATYGEEGLVAYCASKGALRQVVRASALDFGRSGIRCNLVSPGPMTTEMFYTHLNSSPDPDQLLATREARQPLGTITSPLDVANVVAFFLSDQARGVSGVDLIVDGALTAGYEFRNIPMSAGATAS, encoded by the coding sequence GTGAAGATCTCGCTGCCCGACGTCGTCGTCCTCACGGGCGCGTCGTCCGGGCTGGGCAAGCAGCTGGCGGAGATCCTCGTCGCCGAGGGGCCCGTCGTCATCGGTGTCGACGTCGTCCCGCCGCCGGACGCGCTGGCGGCTCACGACAGCTTCCGCAGCATCGCCGGCAGTGTCGACGATCCGGCGACCTGGCAGGCAGTGGCCGAGCTCGTCGAGACCCTCCCGGGCAGCGTCGGGCTGGCCTCGGTGGCGGCGACGCTGGTGCAGGGGACGGCCGCCGAGATCGCACCGGCCGACTGGCAGCGGGCCTTCTCCGTCAACGTCATCGCAGCGGGGCTGGCCATCAAGCACCTGCAGCCGGTCATGACCCAGCGCGGTGGTGGGCCGATGGTGTTCGTCGGCAGCGTCGACGCCACGTACGGCGAGGAGGGTCTCGTCGCATATTGCGCCTCGAAGGGCGCTCTGCGCCAGGTCGTGCGGGCCTCCGCCCTGGACTTCGGGCGGTCAGGGATCCGCTGCAACCTGGTCAGCCCCGGGCCGATGACGACCGAGATGTTCTACACCCACCTCAACAGCAGCCCGGACCCCGACCAGCTGCTGGCCACGCGCGAGGCGCGCCAACCGCTGGGGACCATCACCAGCCCGCTGGACGTCGCGAACGTCGTCGCGTTCTTCCTGAGTGACCAGGCGCGCGGCGTCAGCGGCGTCGACCTCATCGTCGACGGCGCGCTCACCGCCGGCTACGAGTTCCGCAACATCCCGATGAGCGCGGGAGCGACGGCGTCGTGA
- a CDS encoding sugar ABC transporter permease: MTVHTPTANQSGGQPTPQPPTADRRRALSTGARALFSRRPSGINLAPVILGLFVVCVGFQTANSNFLTPWNITNLSLQVASVGVIAVGVVVILLLGEIDLSVAATSGFCGAVLGVLNVELGWNAWLSIVVAVLVGVGIGTFQGAVVTFFRVPAFVITLAGLIGLQGCTLAIFGDRTAINFDYAGQVAKLTSTFMTPAAGWVIAIVSVALVSYLTLNERAKLKAAGLEHAELRTQVAKLVGLAVVLLGVVAVFNRDRGVPVAVFVFVVIVVGMDYIIRQTRFGVRLLAIGGNAEAARRAGIPVQRVRVTAFAVGSGLAAFGGVLAASRLIAATTQSGAGDTLINAIAAAVIGGTSLFGGRGSVYSALVGILIIGSISNGMDLLALPSAAKFIITSLVLLMAVIVDAIAARSGRSQVKE; encoded by the coding sequence ATGACCGTGCACACGCCGACCGCCAACCAGTCCGGTGGCCAGCCGACGCCGCAACCGCCTACGGCGGACCGGCGGCGCGCCCTCTCGACAGGCGCGCGCGCTCTGTTCTCGCGCCGGCCGAGCGGCATCAACCTCGCGCCCGTGATCCTGGGGCTCTTCGTCGTCTGCGTCGGGTTCCAGACGGCCAACTCCAACTTCCTGACGCCGTGGAACATCACCAACCTGTCGCTCCAGGTGGCGTCGGTGGGCGTCATCGCCGTCGGCGTCGTGGTGATCCTGCTGCTCGGCGAGATCGACCTGTCGGTCGCGGCCACCAGTGGCTTCTGCGGTGCCGTGCTCGGTGTGCTGAACGTCGAGCTCGGCTGGAACGCGTGGCTGTCGATCGTCGTCGCCGTCCTGGTGGGTGTGGGCATCGGCACCTTCCAGGGCGCGGTGGTGACGTTCTTCCGCGTGCCGGCCTTCGTCATCACCCTGGCCGGACTGATCGGCCTGCAGGGCTGCACGCTGGCGATCTTCGGCGACCGCACCGCGATCAACTTCGACTACGCCGGCCAGGTCGCCAAGCTGACCTCGACGTTCATGACGCCCGCCGCGGGCTGGGTCATCGCGATCGTCAGCGTCGCCCTCGTCTCCTACCTCACCCTCAACGAGCGCGCGAAGCTGAAGGCCGCCGGGCTCGAGCACGCCGAGCTGCGCACGCAGGTCGCCAAGCTCGTGGGCCTCGCCGTCGTCCTGCTCGGTGTGGTGGCGGTGTTCAACCGCGACCGCGGCGTGCCCGTCGCCGTGTTCGTCTTCGTGGTCATCGTCGTGGGGATGGACTACATCATCCGCCAGACGCGGTTCGGGGTGCGCCTGCTGGCGATCGGCGGCAACGCCGAGGCCGCTCGTCGGGCCGGCATCCCCGTGCAGCGGGTGCGCGTCACCGCGTTCGCCGTGGGCTCCGGGCTGGCCGCCTTCGGTGGTGTGCTCGCTGCCTCGCGGCTCATCGCCGCCACGACGCAGTCCGGCGCGGGCGACACCCTGATCAACGCCATCGCCGCCGCGGTCATCGGCGGGACGAGCCTGTTCGGTGGCCGCGGCTCGGTGTACTCCGCACTCGTCGGCATCCTGATCATCGGGTCGATCTCCAACGGCATGGACCTGCTGGCCCTGCCGTCGGCCGCGAAGTTCATCATCACCAGCCTGGTGCTGCTGATGGCCGTCATCGTCGATGCCATCGCAGCGCGCAGTGGCCGCTCACAGGTCAAGGAGTGA
- a CDS encoding ATP-binding cassette domain-containing protein, protein MEAQPSGQAVLELVDIRKSYGAVQALRGASLKLRAGEVHALVGDNGAGKSTLIKTIAGVQAFDQGQILWKGEPVALNGPRDAAKLGISVVYQDLAVCGNLSVSDNVFLGGESMSKGPLGSLLRRIDRRAMEQETLGLLKSLSVNLQKVRSPVEGLSGGQRQSVAIARALLGRPEVMLLDEPTAALSVAQTAEVLNLVRRLRDQGLAVIIVSHNLADVFAVSDVVTVLRLGQIAGRFEVASSSQQEVVAAITGAEWGVVS, encoded by the coding sequence ATGGAGGCTCAACCTTCCGGCCAGGCGGTGCTCGAGCTGGTCGACATCCGCAAGTCGTACGGCGCAGTGCAGGCACTGCGAGGCGCGTCCCTGAAGCTGCGGGCGGGCGAGGTCCACGCGCTCGTCGGTGACAACGGCGCCGGCAAGTCCACGCTCATCAAGACGATCGCCGGCGTCCAGGCCTTCGACCAGGGGCAGATCCTCTGGAAGGGCGAGCCGGTCGCGCTCAACGGGCCTCGTGATGCCGCGAAGTTGGGCATCTCGGTGGTCTACCAGGACCTCGCGGTGTGCGGGAACCTCAGTGTCTCCGACAACGTGTTCCTCGGCGGGGAGTCCATGAGCAAGGGCCCGCTCGGGTCGCTGCTGCGCCGCATCGACCGCAGGGCGATGGAGCAGGAGACGCTCGGCCTCCTGAAGTCCCTGTCGGTGAACCTGCAGAAGGTCCGCAGCCCCGTCGAGGGCCTCTCCGGCGGTCAGCGCCAGTCGGTCGCCATCGCGCGGGCGCTCCTCGGCCGGCCGGAGGTCATGCTGCTCGACGAGCCGACCGCAGCGCTGTCAGTCGCCCAGACCGCGGAGGTCCTGAACCTCGTCCGGCGCCTTCGCGACCAGGGCCTCGCCGTCATCATCGTGAGCCACAACCTGGCCGACGTCTTCGCGGTCTCCGACGTCGTCACGGTGCTGCGCCTGGGCCAGATCGCCGGACGCTTCGAGGTCGCGAGCTCGTCCCAGCAGGAAGTCGTCGCCGCCATCACCGGCGCCGAGTGGGGAGTGGTGTCGTGA
- a CDS encoding sugar ABC transporter substrate-binding protein yields MRLSGRQAVGAVGVGLGALTLALSGCSSSPAPAAAQDTKAGGKTTVAQFLPHTRAVRFKTIDAPEFEKAVKKECPDCGVILQNAEGDAGNEQRQMDAAIGQGVDAMVVDPVDGQALAGVVNSARQKKIPVISYDALIQQVPIDYYVSFDNVTVGKQIATSLVEQMKAIGTTDKCLVVIKGDAKDNNASVFWSGSEPVIKAAGLNICFETNTPDWSDSNAQREMDQAITKIGKDKIGGVYSMNDSMAAGIVASLKGAGVDLSKVPVTGQDGDTAAIQRILVGEQYMTVWKNTYSLASEAAKVALQLAKGEKPQGQTTVDNGSGTKIPATLLPPEVVTKANIAQTVIASGFIKASDLCAGPYAKACADAGIS; encoded by the coding sequence ATGCGTTTGTCAGGACGTCAGGCAGTGGGCGCGGTCGGGGTGGGGCTGGGTGCGCTGACCCTGGCGCTGAGCGGCTGTTCCTCCTCACCGGCACCCGCCGCGGCCCAGGACACCAAGGCTGGCGGCAAGACGACCGTCGCCCAGTTCCTCCCGCACACCCGAGCGGTCCGGTTCAAGACCATCGACGCGCCCGAGTTCGAGAAGGCGGTCAAGAAGGAGTGCCCGGACTGCGGGGTCATCCTGCAGAACGCCGAGGGCGACGCGGGCAACGAGCAGCGCCAGATGGACGCCGCCATCGGCCAGGGCGTCGACGCCATGGTCGTCGACCCGGTCGACGGCCAGGCGCTGGCGGGCGTGGTCAACAGCGCCCGGCAGAAGAAGATCCCCGTCATCTCCTACGACGCGCTGATCCAGCAGGTGCCGATCGACTACTACGTGTCGTTCGACAACGTCACGGTCGGCAAGCAGATCGCGACGTCCCTCGTCGAGCAGATGAAGGCGATCGGCACGACGGACAAGTGCCTCGTGGTCATCAAGGGTGACGCGAAGGACAACAACGCCTCCGTCTTCTGGTCGGGCTCAGAGCCCGTGATCAAGGCGGCCGGCCTGAACATCTGCTTCGAGACCAACACGCCGGACTGGTCGGACTCCAACGCTCAGCGCGAGATGGACCAGGCCATCACGAAGATCGGCAAGGACAAGATCGGCGGCGTCTACAGCATGAACGACTCGATGGCCGCCGGCATCGTCGCGTCGCTCAAGGGCGCCGGGGTCGATCTGTCGAAGGTGCCGGTCACCGGTCAGGACGGCGACACCGCCGCCATCCAGCGCATCCTCGTCGGAGAGCAGTACATGACGGTGTGGAAGAACACCTACTCGCTCGCGAGCGAGGCGGCCAAGGTGGCGCTGCAGCTGGCGAAGGGCGAGAAGCCGCAGGGTCAGACCACGGTCGACAACGGCTCTGGCACGAAGATCCCGGCGACGTTGCTGCCGCCGGAGGTCGTGACCAAGGCGAACATCGCTCAGACGGTCATCGCCAGTGGTTTCATCAAGGCGTCCGACCTCTGCGCCGGGCCGTACGCCAAGGCCTGCGCTGACGCAGGTATCAGCTAG
- a CDS encoding fumarylacetoacetate hydrolase family protein: protein MRLIGVDAPQGPMIAVVRDELVQPLTSVESFYADVDGWLAKAEALTPGGTSVSSVRQVPFVPGSAKVLCVGLNYLNHASEASMDLPEYPTVFGRWTSTLVVDGAPIPVPDHEDGLDWEVELAVVVGRRLTDASEEQAQAAILGYSAFNDVSARRRQFESAQWTLGKNADFSAPIGPVMVTADEWDGTPDLALETRVNGEVMQSSRTSSMIFSPAAILSYISKTTTLEPGDVIATGTPEGVGFVRTPARLLVEGDLLESSVESIGTLRNPIAGSAQRHPNQRP, encoded by the coding sequence ATGAGGCTCATCGGTGTGGACGCTCCCCAAGGACCCATGATCGCGGTCGTGCGCGACGAGCTCGTGCAGCCACTGACGTCGGTCGAGTCCTTCTACGCGGACGTCGACGGCTGGCTGGCCAAGGCCGAGGCCCTGACGCCGGGTGGGACGTCGGTGTCGAGCGTCCGGCAGGTTCCGTTCGTCCCGGGCTCGGCCAAGGTGCTGTGCGTGGGGCTGAACTACCTCAACCACGCGAGCGAGGCGTCGATGGACCTGCCCGAGTACCCGACCGTCTTCGGGCGCTGGACGTCGACCCTCGTCGTCGACGGGGCTCCGATCCCCGTCCCCGACCACGAGGACGGCCTGGACTGGGAGGTCGAGCTGGCGGTCGTCGTCGGACGCCGTCTCACCGACGCGAGCGAGGAGCAGGCCCAGGCCGCGATCCTCGGGTACAGCGCCTTCAACGACGTGTCGGCCCGTCGGCGCCAGTTCGAGAGCGCACAGTGGACGCTCGGCAAGAACGCCGACTTCTCGGCGCCCATCGGGCCCGTCATGGTCACCGCCGACGAGTGGGACGGCACGCCCGACCTGGCGCTGGAGACCCGGGTGAACGGGGAGGTCATGCAGTCCTCGCGGACCTCTTCCATGATCTTCTCGCCCGCGGCCATCCTGTCCTACATCAGCAAGACCACGACGCTGGAGCCCGGAGACGTGATCGCCACCGGCACTCCAGAGGGAGTCGGCTTCGTCCGCACTCCCGCCCGGCTGCTCGTCGAGGGCGACCTCCTCGAGAGCAGCGTCGAGTCGATCGGGACCTTGCGTAACCCGATCGCGGGATCGGCCCAACGGCACCCCAACCAGCGGCCATGA
- a CDS encoding FadR/GntR family transcriptional regulator has translation MITAVKSSSNSRARDAADHLEEQLRDIEPNQRIGTKTELQQRLSVAAGTLNEALRLLQERGVVEVKPGPGGGVFTTTPDPVVRLGQTFLAVRGRPQSIGHAVAVRQALEPLTVMEAVQHRSAASVRRLRQRLDLIAKAIDDDEQFLRQIWHLHEEIANAGSNPILTDLYLGILTLVEDATLGVVPESKSTAYKRKRLQVHTAIVDAVENQDVRAAKRAVAQHELAES, from the coding sequence GTGATTACCGCCGTGAAGTCGTCGTCCAACAGCCGCGCTCGAGACGCAGCAGACCACCTCGAAGAGCAGCTGCGCGACATCGAGCCGAACCAGCGCATCGGCACGAAAACCGAACTGCAGCAACGGTTGAGCGTCGCCGCCGGCACACTGAACGAGGCCCTGCGACTGCTGCAGGAGCGCGGCGTCGTAGAGGTCAAGCCGGGCCCTGGCGGTGGCGTCTTCACGACGACGCCGGACCCCGTGGTGCGGCTCGGGCAGACCTTCCTGGCGGTGCGAGGGCGACCGCAGTCGATCGGTCACGCGGTGGCGGTGCGTCAGGCGCTCGAGCCACTGACGGTCATGGAGGCGGTCCAGCACCGGAGCGCGGCGTCGGTGCGCCGGCTCCGCCAGCGGCTCGACCTGATCGCCAAGGCCATCGACGACGACGAGCAGTTCCTGCGCCAGATCTGGCACCTGCACGAGGAGATCGCCAACGCGGGGTCGAACCCGATCCTGACCGACCTGTACCTCGGGATCCTGACCCTCGTCGAGGACGCGACCCTCGGCGTCGTGCCGGAGTCGAAGAGCACCGCCTACAAGCGCAAGCGCCTGCAGGTGCACACCGCGATCGTCGACGCCGTCGAGAACCAGGACGTGCGGGCAGCCAAGCGTGCGGTGGCGCAGCACGAGCTGGCTGAGTCGTAG
- a CDS encoding sugar phosphate isomerase/epimerase has translation MQQTNRPELVATCWLTAGAAAPLTADERSPERIEDRVRVAAEAGFTGFGLLHADLVTVRDTMGYSDFRQLLVDAGIQYLELEMLVDWFRDDSAGEASALVRRDLLNAAAQLPVRHVKAGGDFSGSPWPVEAMVAEFRTLCEQAADAGTRLGIEPIAFANIRTPADALRLVEDAGHPAGGMVLDVWHLGRLGLPMSVVQDVPVEAIVTTELDDAVDEVVGTLLEDTLNERRLPGEGTLDVVGFIRAVRATGYTGPWGLEIISHEHRAKPMAQGVHDAVRAALAQFALADEAAPQA, from the coding sequence ATGCAGCAGACGAACCGGCCGGAGCTCGTGGCCACGTGCTGGCTGACGGCGGGTGCCGCCGCCCCGCTGACCGCGGACGAGCGGAGCCCGGAGCGGATCGAGGACCGCGTGCGGGTGGCGGCTGAGGCCGGGTTCACCGGCTTCGGGCTGCTGCACGCCGACCTGGTCACGGTCCGGGACACCATGGGCTACAGCGACTTCCGGCAGCTGCTGGTGGACGCGGGCATCCAGTACCTGGAGCTCGAGATGCTCGTGGACTGGTTCCGCGACGACAGCGCCGGGGAGGCCTCAGCGCTGGTGCGCCGCGACCTGCTGAACGCCGCAGCCCAGCTGCCCGTGCGTCACGTCAAGGCCGGCGGCGACTTCTCCGGCAGCCCCTGGCCTGTCGAGGCGATGGTCGCCGAGTTCCGCACGCTCTGCGAGCAGGCGGCCGACGCCGGAACGCGACTGGGCATCGAGCCCATCGCCTTCGCCAACATCCGCACGCCCGCTGACGCGCTCCGACTCGTCGAGGACGCCGGCCATCCCGCCGGTGGGATGGTGCTCGACGTCTGGCACCTCGGCCGGCTCGGCCTGCCCATGTCGGTCGTGCAGGACGTGCCCGTCGAGGCGATCGTGACCACCGAGCTCGACGACGCGGTCGACGAGGTCGTCGGGACCCTGCTCGAGGACACGCTCAACGAGCGGCGCCTTCCCGGTGAGGGGACGCTCGACGTCGTCGGCTTCATCCGAGCCGTGCGGGCCACCGGCTACACCGGCCCGTGGGGCCTGGAGATCATCTCGCACGAGCACCGAGCCAAGCCGATGGCCCAGGGCGTCCATGACGCGGTGCGAGCGGCGCTCGCCCAGTTCGCGCTGGCCGACGAGGCTGCCCCGCAGGCCTAG
- the iolD gene encoding 3D-(3,5/4)-trihydroxycyclohexane-1,2-dione acylhydrolase (decyclizing), translating into MKTLRLTAADALVRFLIAQRSVIDGEEVPLFPGAFAIFGHGNVTSLGHSLEMHQDALPVWRGQSEEGMGLAAAAFAKASRRRQIMMCTSSIGPGATNMVTAAGVAMVNRLPVLFVSGDAFNSRLPDPVLQQVEHFGSPGTTVNDAFRPVVRYWDRITHPAQILSSLPAAVDMMLDVADCGPAFIGLPQDVAAQAYDYPEAFFEPRAHTLVRPRAARDQLAAAVDAIRAARRPVIIAGGGVHYSVAEPELDAFARRHGVPVVETVAGKSSLLADHPQYVGPLGVTGADAANAVVAEADLVVAVGTRLQDFTTGSWTLFAPDTRIVTLNTSRPDATKHFSLPVVGDARESLAELSAQLDGWSAAQDWRARGDEAREALLRLVADRTGDHGTSQLSYAQVVGAVHAEATAQDYVLTAAGGLPGELNVNWLSKGIGTFDCEYGFSCMGYEIAGAWGAAMARTQGEVFALVGDGSYLMLNSDIYASVLSGHKFVLVVCDNGGFAVIERLQRGKGGRSYNNMLRDSRGSGAAVRVDFAAHSAALGAHTERVHDLDALHRALADARTHDRTSVIVVDVAESDWTDGSLFWQVGIPEVSDLADVVEAGRSANEALGRQRRGY; encoded by the coding sequence GTGAAGACCCTCCGCCTCACCGCGGCCGACGCGCTCGTCCGCTTCCTCATCGCCCAGCGCTCGGTGATCGACGGCGAGGAGGTGCCGCTGTTCCCCGGTGCCTTCGCGATCTTCGGTCACGGCAACGTCACGAGCCTCGGCCACTCCCTCGAGATGCACCAGGACGCTCTGCCCGTCTGGCGCGGGCAGAGCGAGGAGGGCATGGGCCTGGCCGCAGCGGCGTTCGCGAAGGCCTCGAGGCGTCGTCAGATCATGATGTGCACGTCGTCCATCGGGCCGGGCGCGACCAACATGGTGACGGCGGCCGGCGTCGCGATGGTCAACCGACTGCCGGTGCTCTTCGTCTCCGGGGACGCGTTCAACTCCCGGCTGCCCGACCCGGTGCTGCAGCAGGTGGAGCACTTCGGGTCACCGGGAACGACGGTCAACGACGCCTTCCGACCCGTCGTGCGCTACTGGGACCGCATCACGCACCCCGCCCAGATCCTCAGCAGCCTGCCGGCCGCCGTCGACATGATGCTGGACGTCGCCGACTGCGGGCCCGCGTTCATCGGCCTGCCGCAGGACGTCGCAGCGCAGGCCTACGACTACCCCGAGGCCTTCTTCGAGCCTCGGGCGCACACCCTCGTCCGTCCGCGAGCGGCCCGCGACCAGCTGGCCGCGGCGGTCGACGCGATCCGAGCCGCGCGCCGTCCCGTGATCATCGCGGGGGGAGGGGTGCACTACTCGGTGGCGGAGCCCGAGCTCGACGCCTTCGCCCGCAGGCACGGCGTTCCCGTCGTCGAGACCGTGGCGGGCAAGTCGTCGCTGCTGGCCGACCACCCGCAGTACGTCGGGCCGCTGGGCGTGACCGGCGCGGACGCCGCCAACGCCGTCGTGGCCGAGGCCGACCTCGTCGTCGCCGTCGGCACGCGCCTGCAGGACTTCACGACGGGCTCGTGGACGCTCTTCGCCCCCGACACGCGCATCGTGACGCTCAACACCTCACGCCCGGACGCCACGAAGCACTTCTCGCTTCCGGTCGTCGGTGACGCGCGCGAGAGCCTGGCGGAGCTCTCGGCCCAGCTCGACGGGTGGAGTGCCGCGCAGGACTGGCGAGCACGCGGCGACGAGGCCCGCGAGGCCCTGCTGCGGCTGGTCGCCGACCGGACGGGCGACCACGGGACGTCGCAGCTGAGCTACGCGCAGGTGGTCGGAGCCGTGCACGCGGAAGCGACGGCGCAGGACTACGTGCTCACCGCGGCCGGGGGGCTGCCCGGTGAGCTCAACGTCAACTGGCTCAGCAAGGGCATCGGCACCTTCGACTGCGAGTACGGCTTCTCGTGCATGGGGTACGAGATCGCCGGGGCCTGGGGCGCCGCGATGGCGCGCACCCAGGGGGAGGTGTTCGCCCTGGTGGGGGACGGCTCCTACCTGATGCTCAACAGCGACATCTACGCCTCCGTCCTGTCCGGTCACAAGTTCGTCCTCGTGGTGTGCGACAACGGTGGCTTCGCGGTGATCGAGCGCCTGCAACGAGGCAAGGGCGGCCGGTCGTACAACAACATGCTGCGCGACTCCCGAGGCTCCGGCGCCGCGGTGCGCGTCGACTTCGCGGCCCACTCCGCAGCCCTCGGCGCGCACACCGAGCGCGTGCACGACCTGGACGCCCTGCACCGGGCGCTCGCCGACGCTCGCACTCACGACCGCACCAGCGTCATCGTGGTCGACGTCGCTGAGTCGGACTGGACCGACGGCTCGCTGTTCTGGCAGGTGGGGATCCCGGAGGTCAGCGACCTGGCCGACGTGGTGGAGGCCGGGCGCAGCGCGAACGAGGCGTTGGGCAGGCAACGACGTGGTTACTGA